In Streptomyces sp. NBC_00683, the DNA window TGTTGAAGGAATGGCCGGTGCCCAGCGCCCGCACCGCGCTCCCGGCGGCAACGATGCTCTGGAGCTCGGCAATCGTGGCGGGGGTGTGCAGCTGCCGGGCCCCGAAGGTGATGTTCCCTGCCCAGTTCCGCCGCGGGACCGTGCCCGCCGTACCGGGGTTCGACGAATGATCGATCATGACTCGGGAGCTTACGCTCCGCCCGCCCGCGCCGGCCCGTGCCGCCCTTCGGCTCAGGCCTTGCGTCCGACACCGCTGACCGCGTGGCTCTGCGGGGCGTCGGGCCGGTCCTGACCGGGGTCGGGGCGCCAGGCCGACGTCCTGACGATGCCCGGCTCGACCACGTCAAGGCCGTGGAAGAACTCGGCGATGCGTGCGGGACTGCGCAGATGGTAGGAGCTCGCCGAGTTCTCGTTGTAGGCCTCGATGGCGCTGTTCAACGAGTCGCTCGTGTCGGTGCCGTCGGCGAGCGCCAGATAGCTCCCGGACGGCAGCCCTGCCAGCAGGCGGTCGACGAGCGCCCACGGGTCCTCCTCGTCGGGCAGCTGACCCATGATGCCGAGCAGGGTGAGGCCGATCGGCCCGCCGAGATCCAGGGTCCGGGCGGCCTCTTCGAAGATGTGGCCCGTGTCGCGCACATCGGCGTCGATGTACGCGCAGGCGCCTTCGGGCGTACTGGTCAGGAGCGCCCGGGCGTGCGTCAGGACGAGCGGGTCGTTGTCGACGTACACGATCCGGGACTCGGGAGCCATCCACTGGGCGACCTCGTGCGTGTTGTTCGCCGTGGGCAGCCCCGTGCCGATGTCGAGGAACTGACGGACTCCCGCCTCGCCGGCCAGGAATCGGACCGCGCGGGCCAGGAAGGCGCGCTGGTCACGGGCGATGCCCGCGATGTCCGGAAACATCCGCAGAATCATTTCGCCCACCGCCGCGTCGGCCGGGTAGTTGTCCTTCCCTCCGAGCAGGTAGTTCCATACGCGGGCGGAATGCGGCCGGTCCGACTGCAGGTCGGCCGACGGCTGTCCGGGAATGCTCATGGCGAAAGCCTCACACACTGCACCTTCGGGACACCGCTACGGCAGGAGTGAACGACCGGAGCGCTCCTCAGTAGGGCAGAGTCCGCCCGGACGGGGTGCGCAGGTCCAGCGGGGGCGGCCCCGTGGGGGGCGGCGGACGACGGACGATCTGGATGCGGCCCACTGCCACCACCTCCTCCTGGTAACCCGGTATTTGCCCACCCAGGCGCTCTTCACACGTCCGGACCCGGTCCGGACGTGTGAAGAGCGTCCGGGGGCCTCCCGCGGATGCGGTCGCCGCGATGTGCGGTGACCCTTGACGGGAGGGGGACGCCGACCGGAGGAGAGCAGCCATGTCCGCAATGGACAAGATCAAGAAAATGTTGAAGGGGCACGAGGACCAGGCCGGCAAGGGCGTCGACAAGGCGGGTGACATGGTCGACGGCAAGACCCAGGGGAAGTACCGCAGCCAGGTCGACACCGGCCAGGACAAGCTCAAGGACCAGCTCGGCGCCGACCGTGACAAGGACGACCCGCCCCGAACCTGACGGGAGAACGCCGGCCGCCTCGCCGGCCCCTTCCGCAGCACTCATATCCGCACGCCGGACCGGGTGACACGTTCGTGCCACCGAGGTCCGGCGTGCGGTGTGCCGCGCCGCGGCCGGCTGCTGCGGGGAAGAAGCTCGGAAGACCGGGCCCGGGATTCCTGTTATCGTCCCCGCCGCACGCCGTCTCCCGAGTGTGGGCAGTGACGGAACAGGATCCCGGAAGAGTGAGCACACCATGGGCGAGGCACGCGAGACGGCGTTGATCAAGGCGGCGCAACAGGGGGACCTGCAGGCCCAGGACCAACTCGTCGCGTCGTACCTGCCGCTGGTCTACAACATTGTCGGCCGTGCCCTGAACGGCCACGCGGACGTCGACGACGTGGTGCAGGAGAGTGTGCTGCGCATGCTCAACGGTCTCCCCTCGCTCCGCTCCCCGGGGAGCTTCCGTTCGTGGTTCGTGGCCATCACCATGAACCAGATACGGGGGCACTGGCGTGAGCGAAGAACCGGGGACATATCCGCGGACCCGATGGAGGACGCGTACGACGTCGTCGATCCCGGCGCCGATTTCGTCGAGCTGACCATCGTCCGCCTCGGTCTGACCGGCCAGCGGCGCGAGGCCGCCGAGGCCACTCGCTGGCTGGACGAGGACGACCGCGCGCTGCTCTCGCTGTGGTGGCTGGAGACGGCCGGCGAGTTGTCCAGGGCCGAGGTCGCCGCCGCGCTCGAACTCTCCCCGCAGCACACCGCGGTACGCGTACAGCGGATGAAGGCCCAGCTGGAAGGGGCCAGGGTGGTGGTGCGCGCGCTGGCCGCGCGCCCGCGCTGCATCCTGCTGGAGGACCTCACCGCCGGGTGGGACGGAGTGCCGTCAGCCCTCTGGCGCAAGCGTATGGCCCGCCACGCGCGTGAGTGCACGGTGTGCTCGGGGCACGGGTCGGGCATGGTGCCGGCCGAGGGACTGCTGGTGGGTCTGGCTCTCGTTCCCCTGGCGGCGTCCGCCGCCGCGGGAGCGTCCGTGGCCGGTACGGACTTCCTGCCGGTTGCCGGAGCCACCCACCTCTCCGGTCCGGGGCGTGCCGAGCGGCGACGGGGTCAGGTGCGGCGCCGCCGTCGCACCACCGTCACGGCGGGGCTGGTGGCGGTGATGGTCCTGGGCGGGGGAGGCACTGCGGTGCACCTCTACACGGATGGGGAGGACGAGGGTCCGGCGACGGCTGTCGCGCCTCAGGCCGGCTCCTCCCCCTCGCTGTCCGCGCCGGAATCGCTGTCCGCTTCGCCTTCCCCCTCGCCGTCCTCCGCGTCGCCCTCTCCGTCGCCGTCCCGGACGAAGAAGAAGAGCGCCTCCCCCACCCCCAAGGCCGCTCCGAGCACGCGTGCACCGTCCTCGAAGCCTCCGGCCGCACCGGCGCCGAAGCCCGCGGACCCACCGCCGTCCTCGGCCGCCGAGGAGGTCACCGCCCTGGTCAACGCCGAGCGGGCGAAGGAGGGCTGCGCAGCGGTCCGCAGCAACAGCAAACTGGCCACGGCCGCGTCGCGGCATTCCGCCGACATGGTGTCGCGCGACTACTTCTCGCACACCTCCCCCGACGGCTCGGACCCCGGCGACCGCATCACGGCGGCGGGCTACCGCTGGAGCACCTACGGCGAGAACATCGCGAAGGGGCAGAGCACTCCGGCCTCGGTGATGGACTCCTGGATGAACAGCCCCGGCCACCGGGCGAACATCCTCAACTGCGCGTTCAAGGAGATCGGGGTCGGACGTGTGGACTCCTCCGGCGGCCCTGTGTGGACGCAGAACTTCGGAGCCGCCCTGTGAGGTCGCGCGTCCGGCGGGCCGTCATGTTCCGGAAACGAGCGGGTAGCACCCCCTCCACGTAAAGGATCTACGCTGGGGAGGCGCCCAGGCCGAAGGTGTCCGCCGGCGATCTGCTGATCCTCTGCGCGGACAGGAGCCCGGTGTTCACACCTGCCTTTCTCTCCACCTTCCCTCCCCTCCCCCCGTGGCTCGCCCATGTGCTGCGGGCGCAGCGCGGGCCGGTCCCGTGGAACGCGGTCCTGCGGGGGTCCCTGGCCGTGGCCCCGCTGCTCGTGGCGGTTCTCGCCGATCGGCCGACAGCCGGGATCCCGGCCGCGCTGGGGGCGATGCTGGCAGGAATCAACGACCGTCCTGGCAGCCGGCGCGCGGCGGTCTCCCGGCTCGGGATCCCTGCCCTGGCGGGTTCGGCCGGTCTGCTGCTGGGCACCGTGGCCACGGCCGCCGCAGGAACCGGCCCGTCCATGGTCGTTCTGCCGCTCCTGCTCGGGGTGCTGGGACTGATCGCGGGAGCGGTCAGCGCGACGGGTCCGGTCGCGTCCGCGTGCGGCACGCAGCTACTGGTCGCGGCCGTGATCGGGGCAGGCATGCCGTTGCCCGAGACGGGTCCGCAGCGTGCCCTGCTGTTCCTGGCCGGTGCGGGATGGCTCATCCTGCTCCGTCTGGTCCTGCCGTCCCCCGTCCGGCCCGGCGGCGGTCCGTACCGCCTCGACGGGGAGCGGGAGGCGGTTGCCGCCGTGTACGGGGCGGTGGCCGGGCTTCTGGAGGCGGCGGGAGGACCAGAGGCTCTCGCCCGGCGCGCTGCGCTGAGCGCGGCCCTCGACCATGCGCAGGACGCGCTGACGGGGCCGAGGCTGCGTCGGCGTGCGAGTTCGGCGGCCGAGCGCAGGCTGCACGCCCAGTACGCCGCGGCTCTGCCGCTCGCCGAGGCCGCGACCGCGCTGGCCTGGGCCGGGGTGTCCCTACCCGCCGGAATCGTGGAAGGTCCGCGTCGGCTGGCCGACGCGGTGCGTACGGGTGGCTCCTGCGGTCCCCTGTCGGCCCCGGCGCGTACCGATGCCGCGCTGCGGGCGCTGGACGATGCGATCCTGCGGGCCGCAACGGCCTTCGACTGCCCCGCGGGGGCTCCCGTACGCACGCGGATGGGGCGTTCGTACCGCTCCGCCCTGAGCGGGGCCTGGAGTGCCGCGGGACGTGAGTACGGGGTACGGGTCGCGCTGTGCTGCGTGGCGAGCACGGTCGTGGCGCAGGCCCTGCATCACGAGCACTGGTACTGGCTGCCCGCCACGACCGTGTTCCTGGTCAAGCCCGATCTGGGACCGCTGGCGTCGCGGGTGCTGTGCCGGGCCGTGGGGACGGTCGCCGGTGCCGCCGTCTTCGGTGTACTGGCTCTGTTGCTGCCCGGCCCCTTCACCCTGGTCGCAGTGGTCGCGCTCTGCGGGGCGCTGCTTCCCGTCGCGACCCGGCACTTCGCGGTGCAGACGGCGGTGGTGACCGTACTCGTACTCGCGCTCGTGCTGCTGGGCGGAGAACCGCCGGCCGCCTGGGGCCGGGTCGTCGAGTCCCTCCTCGCCTGCGCGACGGTGCTGCTCGTCGGCCACGTCCCGCTGCCCGGCAGCCGGGGCCACAGGGTCCGGGCCGCACTCGACAGTGCGGTGGGCGCGGCGCACCGGTACCTGCGACACGTACTGGGTGCTCCGGAGGACCACCACGGGCGGGACGCGCTGCGGCGCGACGCCTACCGGTCGCTGGCCGCCGCACGCACAGCCATCGACCTGTCGGCGGCCGAACTTCCGGCGGTGGCCCGGCACACGGCCGGATCCGGGGAGGTGGCGAGTGCCCTGGAGCAGCTCATCGACACGACGACGGCCTGCGCCGTGCAGCTGGGACACCACACGGACGGACTTCCCGCCTCGCACGCCGAGCAGCTCGCCGCGCAACTGTCCGCGCTCGACCGGGCGTGGCCCGCGCCGCGCCCGGTGGTCCCGGCCGCCTGATCAACGGCTGTGTGTCCGGGGGGTCGTCCGCGTTCACTCATTCCCCGGTGGAGCCGTCGATCCGCTCCCTGAGCAGGTCGGCATGACCGTTGTGCCGGGCGTACTCCTCGATCATGTGGGTGAGGATGTACCGGAGCGAGAACAGCTCGTCGCGCCACTTCACGGTGGCATCGAGCGATTCGGCGGCGTCCACGATCTCGCGGGACCGCGCGCAGGCGGTGCGCCAGACGGTGAACGCCTCGACGGGGTCGGCCTGGTCGCTGTCGAACTCCGCGAAGGTGCCGTTGACGGTACCCGGCCAGTAGGCCTCGGAGTCCTCGCCGTTCCACACGGCCTGGAACCATATCCGCTCGACCTCGGCGGTGTGCCGGACCAG includes these proteins:
- a CDS encoding SAM-dependent methyltransferase; this encodes MSIPGQPSADLQSDRPHSARVWNYLLGGKDNYPADAAVGEMILRMFPDIAGIARDQRAFLARAVRFLAGEAGVRQFLDIGTGLPTANNTHEVAQWMAPESRIVYVDNDPLVLTHARALLTSTPEGACAYIDADVRDTGHIFEEAARTLDLGGPIGLTLLGIMGQLPDEEDPWALVDRLLAGLPSGSYLALADGTDTSDSLNSAIEAYNENSASSYHLRSPARIAEFFHGLDVVEPGIVRTSAWRPDPGQDRPDAPQSHAVSGVGRKA
- a CDS encoding antitoxin — protein: MSAMDKIKKMLKGHEDQAGKGVDKAGDMVDGKTQGKYRSQVDTGQDKLKDQLGADRDKDDPPRT
- a CDS encoding sigma-70 family RNA polymerase sigma factor — its product is MGEARETALIKAAQQGDLQAQDQLVASYLPLVYNIVGRALNGHADVDDVVQESVLRMLNGLPSLRSPGSFRSWFVAITMNQIRGHWRERRTGDISADPMEDAYDVVDPGADFVELTIVRLGLTGQRREAAEATRWLDEDDRALLSLWWLETAGELSRAEVAAALELSPQHTAVRVQRMKAQLEGARVVVRALAARPRCILLEDLTAGWDGVPSALWRKRMARHARECTVCSGHGSGMVPAEGLLVGLALVPLAASAAAGASVAGTDFLPVAGATHLSGPGRAERRRGQVRRRRRTTVTAGLVAVMVLGGGGTAVHLYTDGEDEGPATAVAPQAGSSPSLSAPESLSASPSPSPSSASPSPSPSRTKKKSASPTPKAAPSTRAPSSKPPAAPAPKPADPPPSSAAEEVTALVNAERAKEGCAAVRSNSKLATAASRHSADMVSRDYFSHTSPDGSDPGDRITAAGYRWSTYGENIAKGQSTPASVMDSWMNSPGHRANILNCAFKEIGVGRVDSSGGPVWTQNFGAAL
- a CDS encoding FUSC family protein — protein: MLRAQRGPVPWNAVLRGSLAVAPLLVAVLADRPTAGIPAALGAMLAGINDRPGSRRAAVSRLGIPALAGSAGLLLGTVATAAAGTGPSMVVLPLLLGVLGLIAGAVSATGPVASACGTQLLVAAVIGAGMPLPETGPQRALLFLAGAGWLILLRLVLPSPVRPGGGPYRLDGEREAVAAVYGAVAGLLEAAGGPEALARRAALSAALDHAQDALTGPRLRRRASSAAERRLHAQYAAALPLAEAATALAWAGVSLPAGIVEGPRRLADAVRTGGSCGPLSAPARTDAALRALDDAILRAATAFDCPAGAPVRTRMGRSYRSALSGAWSAAGREYGVRVALCCVASTVVAQALHHEHWYWLPATTVFLVKPDLGPLASRVLCRAVGTVAGAAVFGVLALLLPGPFTLVAVVALCGALLPVATRHFAVQTAVVTVLVLALVLLGGEPPAAWGRVVESLLACATVLLVGHVPLPGSRGHRVRAALDSAVGAAHRYLRHVLGAPEDHHGRDALRRDAYRSLAAARTAIDLSAAELPAVARHTAGSGEVASALEQLIDTTTACAVQLGHHTDGLPASHAEQLAAQLSALDRAWPAPRPVVPAA
- a CDS encoding DinB family protein, producing MNDHRRTEPSRTADDRTSLTGFLQYQRETLELKCAGLTTDQLRHKAVAPSGLSLIGLVRHTAEVERIWFQAVWNGEDSEAYWPGTVNGTFAEFDSDQADPVEAFTVWRTACARSREIVDAAESLDATVKWRDELFSLRYILTHMIEEYARHNGHADLLRERIDGSTGE